In Mobula hypostoma chromosome 10, sMobHyp1.1, whole genome shotgun sequence, a single genomic region encodes these proteins:
- the LOC134353265 gene encoding probable G-protein coupled receptor 139, with protein MHAPGNGPVFAIYYPVLAAFGVLSNFVTIVILSQGKCGLSKCITRYLVFMAVTDFLVIITAVILSRLRAIYFPATFLSTTPACSLVIVLSCASGDTSVWLTVAFTYDRFIAICCQQVKLRYCTEKTAAIVIGVVCVLGCLKNVPFYFIYEPLYVMNKVPWYCSIKDDNYTAVGWRVFDWLDRILNPCLPFLLILLFNALTVRFILAASRARRRLRVPNDGAKQSDAEMQSRRKSIILLFAISASFILLWLTYVVNFVVVQITSNTYSVVFNGNSPKFILQESGYMLQLLSSCTNTCIYAGTQTKFREQLKGAVKYPFELIRKLFK; from the coding sequence CTAACTTTGTAACCATTGTGATCCTGTCTCAAGGAAAGTGCGGCCTCTCGAAATGTATCACCCGCTACCTGGTGTTCATGGCGGTGACAGATTTCCTGGTCATTATCACGGCTGTGATACTGAGTCGACTTCGGGCTATTTACTTCCCCGCTACTTTCCTGTCCACCACTCCGGCCTGCAGTCTCGTCATTGTCCTCAGCTGCGCTTCCGGAGATACCTCCGTCTGGTTAACGGTTGCTTTTACCTACGACCGCTTCATAGCCATTTGCTGCCAACAGGTGAAGCTAAGATACTGCACTGAGAAAACCGCAGCGATTGTGATTGGAGTAGTTTGCGTGCTGGGCTGCTTGAAAAACGTCCCCTTTTACTTTATCTATGAACCTCTTTATGTTATGAATAAGGTCCcttggtactgcagcataaaagatGACAATTACACGGCAGTTGGATGGAGAGTTTTTGACTGGCTGGACCGTATTTTAAACCCCTGCCTTCCGTTCCTCCTGATTTTGCTGTTTAACGCTCTAACTGTCAGGTTCATTCTGGCGGCCAGCAGAGCCCGTAGGAGACTCCGTGTCCCGAACGATGGGGCAAAACAGAGCGATGCCGAGATGCAGAGCAGGAGAAAGTCCATTATTTTACTTTTCGCCATTTCGGCAAGTTTTATCCTCTTGTGGCTGACATACGTTGTCAATTTTGTGGTTGTCCAAATAACAAGCAACACATATTCTGTCGTTTTCAATGGCAACAGCCCGAAGTTTATCCTTCAGGAGAGCGGATACATGTTGCAGCTTCTTAGTTCCTGCACCAATACGTGTATTTATGCAGGGACGCAGACAAAATTCAGAGAGCAGTTGAAGGGCGCGGTGAAATATCCATTCGAATTAATTAGAAAATTGTTCAAGTAA